The Ascochyta rabiei chromosome 12, complete sequence DNA window GCACCTCGCCTCCCGGTAGAAGCCTGGAATGTGATTGGAGGAACaactccacctccaccacctcgTACTTCATCATCTCCAGAGAGTCGACCATGTTTCTATTCCGGGACAGCGTAAGATGAGTACAGACCGTTTTTGCAATGAACAATGACATGGTCGTTGCCACATCCTGCCAGAACAGGTAGGTTTTGCAGCAAAGAGTCGATTGCTGCTATGGAGATCCTATGCGTTGTATTGCAGCTACGACATAGATTCTCATCTCCAGACGCGGGTCCTGCACAGCTTTCTGCCTCCACAAAGCCTCCGTGCTCATCTCACAGCGTCACGGTGGAGTCGTGAACATACCGGATGAGGGAGGTGGAGGGAGAAGTATGGACAGCTGTTATGGAGATCCTATAGAGCTTACTGCAAACTCTGTCATTACCCTCATGTCCCGTTGACTTCCCAGCCGCCTTCTTCATCTCAAACAGTCGTACTGCCTGCCGCCTGCTGCCACAAGAGGCATGTTTGTAACATTGTGTCGACGACTGCTATGGTGATCATATCAGGTATATTGCCACTTTGATACTACTGATCCTTCTTTTGTCTCCTGCCTCGGATTCCTCCCCGATTTTTTGGACCGCCCTTTATCTTACGCGGTCGTGCTAGCTGCCATATGCTACCACAAAAGGTATGTCCGAAGCATTGTGTCGAAGACTGCTATGGAGATCATATCAGTCATGTTGCAACTTTATCACCAGTGACCCTTCTTCTGTCTCCTGCCTTGGATATTCACCCGGGTTTCCTGACCGTCCTTCATCTCATGCGGCTGTGCTAGTAGCAATGTGCCACCACAAGAGGCATGTTTGGAGCACGGCATCGATGACTGCTATGTCGATCATATGACTGCTACCGAGACCTTCTCCACTGTAGACTGCTCTCTCATCTCCAAACCCAGACCTTCTTCCCATCCTCTCCTCTACAAGCTGCTGTACTCATTGTCGGGAGTCAGTTCAGCCACATCTATGCCTGTAAGGAAGTAGATTCACCACACACCATTGATGGCCACTGTAACTACACCTTACATCTTCAGCCGCTAGCTATGCAAAACAGAACAAGTCCGTGAGACAAGAGCAAGGAAAACCCCGTAAACCACAAGTAGGCCAACGCAATCTCCCCACACAAACCCGAGTCGTGCAAGATGCCCCAAGAAGCAGTTCCCCTACCGCGACGTGAATGCCTGCCATGGAGACGACATACCCGCACCGACCCAGACCAAAAACCCACAACGGCGCACATGCAAAACGTGCCATGATCGCCTCAGTACATCGGGGGAGTCAGCGCTGCCGAACGACCCGCCCTCACTTTTGGACTTCGCTTAGGATCCAGCACAGAGGTCTTTCATTTCCCTCCAGCCTTGCAGCTTTCTCTCGCCGACATCTGTCTTGTTCGAGCTCAGCCGGTCAGAGTTTGGGCGTGGGGACTTGGGATTGGTGGAGTGTGTGCGAGGAGCTGAGGAGCTGAGGAGCGGAGAGATGCAGTTCCCTTGCGGGCGTGGCGTGAGCTGAGCGACGACGGGGGTGAATtgggaagaagaagaagaagaagaagaagaagaagaaggagaaggagaaggagaaggagaaggagaaggagaaggagaaggagaaggagaaggagaaggagaaggagaaggagaaggagaagaagaagaagaagaagaagaagaagaaatgAGAGAGACGGATCAAAGCAGAGGCTGGGTTGATTGCTTTTCATCAGCGCTCGGGGAGTAGGTGGGTGACAGATGGCGTTCGGCCACATGCAGCTGCATTGATCTGTGCAAGTATTGTTGAATGTGCAAGGCATGACATAAGTGGATCGATGCAAGCAAATCCCAAAGGAGTCGCTGATGCGTTGGCGTGGGGGTCGCGGTGGTTGCTTTTGGCTTCATCCGTCAAGCTCTGGGGATGAACTGTGTACTGACTGGCGTCTGAGAATGTCAAAGTCTGTCCGTGTGGGTGTAGGTTCGGCTTTTCTTCTAGGCATTCAACATACTAAACGGCTACATTTTCTACTAGGCGGATCACGTAAAGGCACTGCCAACGACCAAGTCCTTGCCCTTGCCACGCAACCCGGTCCAGAGCCTTAGCAGGACACTGTACCCTGAGGCTCATTTCAGCCACCGCGCTGCATCTGGCATCTCTACCCGTTACTCCTCGTTTTCCCAGCTCTCTGCGGTCCACGCTCGCCTATAGTATGTTGTGAAGTGGCTGTACAGTGACAGCGCCCGCATATCCCAGCAAGAGCGCAGTCTACTTACACGCCACACCGCTGTCTACACCTGCCACTGTTACACAGCAGTCGCGCAGGACCGACAGTGGGTCGTCAATAGTTGCGGCGGTTATGTACGGGGTACATGCGCGTGCGAACAGGGGTCGGGCCGTGTGCGCAAGCGAGCCGCATGTGCGTACGAACGGTGTGAGGGTTTATGCCGGTGGCTTGATAAAAACCAAAGCCGAGGCGTCGTAATGATGTCGCAGTTCAGGACTTCATGTGATGAGCCTAAAAGATGCTTCTCCTGTAGTCCAAGCTGGGGACGGTGTGCCATTGCGGCGACACCACGAGGTGCGTcgttattgttgttgttgtcatTGAAGGATGCAATCATTGCATATCCATCTCGTCATCGTCGTAATCTCCGGCAGGACCAGAGTAGCCGTTCTCGGCCTCTTCTGCGTCTCGGTCTTTGCGTTGTTGCTCGCGAGACGCTCCGATTTTCCTGCAGATTATCAGCATTTGTGTCCCATAGCCATCTTCTTCATGACAAGTGTACCTCAAGCCATCTATCACGCCTATGACAAATGCCCTTCCCTCTCCCACTTCCATGCCCCCAACACCATTCATCTTGACTCCACCGCCTGCGTCCAGTACTTCCACACCGCTCCGTAGCTTCGCCATGCGCACTTCTCGTAGTCCTCTGAGCAGCTTGCGAACCTGATCTGGCTCTTCGAAGTCATCTGCTGCAGCTTCCAGCAGCATTTCGCCTAGCTCCAACCAGTGATATGGCAACGCATCTGGTGCTGCGTCTGCTGTAGATGTGGGAAGGAATGGAGGTGAAACAGGAAGCGTGTTGTCTGAAGGCTGCGGCGGTAGTCGCGGTGGCGGAGAGAACGTATCTGCATGCTCGGTCTCGTGGTCGAGGATTGCGGTGAGGGAGTGTGTGTTCAGCCATGGTGGAGGGAGAATATTG harbors:
- a CDS encoding DNA replication protein psf2; this translates as MALPLPPGLTPPEIAFLCEMELVTVIPRQRLEGLELLGGPLKPLNPPQRSNIPLWLALLLKRQRRANILPPPWLNTHSLTAILDHETEHADTFSPPPRLPPQPSDNTLPVSPPFLPTSTADAAPDALPYHWLELGEMLLEAAADDFEEPDQVRKLLRGLREVRMAKLRSGVEVLDAGGGVKMNGVGGMEVGEGRAFVIGVIDGLRKIGASREQQRKDRDAEEAENGYSGPAGDYDDDEMDMQ